In Glandiceps talaboti chromosome 6, keGlaTala1.1, whole genome shotgun sequence, one DNA window encodes the following:
- the LOC144436537 gene encoding uncharacterized protein LOC144436537 encodes MAYRLLNDSLRTTFAPEFTQELEGNFTVNVTLLPNRTSTITTQPNAETDEALLYIVAVLLFYAFSLTLLLIKYIKSENEDMKLSYLYEAFVKREDFEVAARKVVVPPPPPPPAAPPPAVAAEAAAAASAPRKKPGAVTFV; translated from the coding sequence ATGGCATACAGACTGCTTAACGACTCTTTACGAACGACGTTTGCGCCTGAATTTACACAGGAACTGGAGGGGAactttacagtaaatgtaacgtTGCTGCCAAACAGAACTTCTACTATTACCACGCAGCCGAACGCTGAAACCGACGAAGCTTTGTTGTATATAGTAGCGGTGCTGTTATTCTATGCGTTCAGTTTGACATTGTTATTGATCAAGTACATCAAAAGTGAAAACGAAGACATGAAATTATCATATTTGTACGAAGCATTTGTCAAGAGGGAGGACTTTGAAGTTGCTGCTCGTAAAGTCGTtgtcccaccaccaccaccaccaccagcagcaccaccaccagcagTAGCAGCagaagcagcagcagcagcgTCGGCACCGCGGAAGAAACCAGGCGCAGTGACATTTGTGTGA